Proteins co-encoded in one Callospermophilus lateralis isolate mCalLat2 chromosome 2, mCalLat2.hap1, whole genome shotgun sequence genomic window:
- the Edf1 gene encoding endothelial differentiation-related factor 1, with translation MAESDWDTVTVLRKKGPTAAQAKSKQAILAAQRRGEDVETSKKWAAGQNKQHSITKNTAKLDRETEELHHDRVTLEVGKVIQRGRQSKGLTQKDLATKINEKPQVIADYESGRAIPNNQVLGKIERAIGLKLRGKDIGKPIEKGPRAK, from the exons ATGGCCGAGAGCGACTGGGACACCGTGACGGTGCTGCGCAAGAAGGGCCCCACGGCTGCGCAGGCCAAGTCCAAGCAG GCCATCTTAGCAGCTCAGAGACGAGGAGAAGATGTGGAGACGTCCAAGAAAT GGGCTGCTGGCCAGAACAAGCAGCATTCGATCACCAAGAACACAGCCAAGCTGGACCGGGAGACAGAGGAGTTGCACCATGACAGGGTGACCCTGGAGGTGGGCAAAGTGATCCAGCGGGGCCGGCAGAGCAAGGGGCTGACACAGAAGGACCTGGCCACG AAAATCAATGAAAAGCCGCAAGTCATCGCAGATTACGAGAGTGGACGAGCCATTCCAAATAACCAGGTTCTGGGGAAAATCGAGAGAGCCATTG GCCTCAAGCTCCGGGGGAAGGACATCGGGAAGCCCATCGAGAAGGGCCCGCGGGCGAAATGA